Proteins encoded within one genomic window of Brachybacterium sp. P6-10-X1:
- a CDS encoding ABC transporter ATP-binding protein, with protein sequence MPLLSLRGLTKSYAHRPVLRGVDLDLDEGEILGIAGPNGAGKTTLVECLAGLREKDGGTITVAGIDPSRPTPELRRLLGGQLQQIRVPGVLRTREVLELFATFYPDPLPPDQLMEEFDLSSQSDQAFAKLSGGQQQRLSVALALIGRPRIAVLDELTTGLDPAARRRIWAQLERRRAEGMTMLLVTHSMEEAQRLCDRMVILQDGEIIADGSPQQIVGRTGVQRTTFQAELDEAVLTELEECEDVDAVARSGGAIAVDGGDASPQAVLAHLARRGIRARGVGVDRPTLEDAYHRLVTGEEHENAAPGARPAAASGARPADERTLR encoded by the coding sequence ATGCCCCTGCTCTCGCTCCGCGGACTCACCAAGAGCTATGCGCACCGCCCGGTCCTCCGGGGCGTCGACCTCGACCTCGACGAAGGGGAGATCCTGGGGATCGCCGGCCCCAACGGGGCCGGCAAGACGACGCTCGTCGAATGCCTGGCCGGTCTGCGCGAGAAGGACGGCGGCACGATCACCGTCGCCGGCATCGACCCCTCCCGCCCCACCCCGGAACTGCGTCGGCTGCTGGGGGGCCAGCTGCAGCAGATCCGCGTCCCCGGGGTGCTGCGCACCCGTGAGGTGCTCGAACTGTTCGCGACCTTCTACCCGGATCCGCTGCCCCCGGACCAGCTGATGGAGGAGTTCGATCTGTCGTCCCAGTCGGATCAGGCCTTCGCGAAGCTCTCCGGCGGGCAGCAGCAGCGGCTCTCGGTCGCCCTCGCCCTCATCGGCCGCCCGCGGATCGCGGTGCTGGACGAGCTGACCACGGGGCTCGACCCGGCCGCGCGCCGCCGCATCTGGGCCCAGCTCGAACGCCGCCGAGCCGAGGGCATGACCATGCTCCTGGTCACCCACTCGATGGAGGAGGCCCAGCGGCTGTGCGACCGGATGGTGATCCTCCAGGACGGCGAGATCATCGCCGACGGTTCGCCGCAGCAGATCGTGGGACGTACGGGCGTGCAGCGCACCACCTTCCAGGCCGAACTCGATGAGGCGGTCCTCACGGAGCTCGAGGAATGCGAGGACGTCGACGCCGTCGCCCGGTCCGGGGGAGCGATCGCCGTCGACGGCGGCGACGCCAGCCCGCAGGCTGTGCTGGCCCACCTGGCTCGTCGGGGAATCCGGGCGCGAGGGGTCGGCGTGGACCGCCCCACGCTCGAGGACGCCTACCACCGCCTCGTCACCGGCGAGGAGCACGAGAACGCCGCACCGGGAGCCCGCCCGGCCGCCGCATCGGGAGCCCGCCCGGCCGACGAGAGGACTCTGCGATGA
- a CDS encoding aspartate ammonia-lyase, with the protein MSQSTPGTTQDGYRIEHDTMGEVRVPASALYRAQTQRAVENFPISGQGLEPAHVHALAQVKKAAARANQDLGVLDAGIAEAIIAAADEVVAGRHDDQFPVDIYQTGSGTSSNMNMNEVLATLASSGDRQVHPNDHVNCSQSSNDVFPTSVHVAVTAGVVEKLLPALAHLAEALETKAEAWKAVVKSGRTHLMDATPVTLGQEFGGYAAAIRYGIERVEAALPRTAEVPQGGTAVGTGINTPTGFPQKVIANLAEQTSLPLTEARNHFEAQSARDGLVEMSGALRTIAVSVTKICNDLRWMGSGPNTGLGEIAIPDLQPGSSIMPGKVNPVIPEAVLMVCAKIVGNDAAIAWGGAQGSFELNVQIPLMGTSLLESIRLLANASAALADKTVDGLVANEEKARFYAEASPSIVTPLNKLIGYESAAKIAKHAVAERVPVRDAVIALGFVERGELTEAQLDEALDVLSMTSPKA; encoded by the coding sequence ATGTCCCAGTCCACGCCCGGCACCACCCAGGACGGCTACCGCATCGAGCACGACACGATGGGAGAGGTGCGCGTGCCCGCCTCGGCCCTGTACAGAGCCCAGACCCAGCGCGCCGTGGAGAACTTCCCGATCTCCGGGCAGGGGCTCGAGCCCGCGCACGTCCACGCCCTGGCCCAGGTGAAGAAGGCCGCCGCCCGCGCCAACCAGGACCTGGGCGTGCTCGATGCCGGCATCGCCGAGGCGATCATCGCCGCCGCCGACGAGGTCGTCGCCGGTCGACACGACGACCAGTTCCCGGTGGACATCTACCAGACCGGCTCCGGCACCAGCTCCAACATGAACATGAACGAAGTGCTGGCGACCCTCGCCTCCTCTGGCGACCGCCAGGTCCACCCCAACGACCACGTCAACTGCTCGCAGTCCTCCAACGACGTCTTCCCGACCTCGGTGCACGTCGCGGTCACCGCGGGCGTGGTCGAGAAGCTGCTGCCGGCGCTCGCCCATCTCGCCGAGGCGCTGGAGACCAAGGCCGAGGCGTGGAAGGCCGTCGTGAAGTCCGGGCGCACCCACCTCATGGACGCCACCCCCGTCACCCTCGGCCAGGAGTTCGGCGGCTATGCGGCCGCGATCCGCTACGGCATCGAGCGGGTCGAGGCGGCGCTGCCGCGCACGGCCGAGGTCCCCCAGGGCGGCACCGCCGTGGGCACCGGCATCAACACCCCGACCGGGTTCCCGCAGAAGGTCATCGCCAACCTCGCCGAGCAGACCTCTCTGCCTCTGACCGAGGCCCGCAACCACTTCGAGGCGCAGTCGGCCCGCGACGGCCTGGTCGAGATGTCCGGGGCGCTGCGCACCATCGCCGTCTCCGTGACCAAGATCTGCAACGACCTGCGCTGGATGGGCTCCGGCCCCAACACCGGCCTCGGCGAGATCGCGATCCCCGATCTGCAGCCGGGCTCCTCGATCATGCCGGGCAAGGTCAACCCCGTCATCCCCGAGGCCGTGCTCATGGTGTGCGCGAAGATCGTGGGCAACGACGCGGCCATCGCCTGGGGCGGCGCACAGGGTTCCTTCGAGCTCAACGTGCAGATCCCCCTGATGGGCACCAGCCTGCTGGAGTCCATCCGCCTGCTCGCCAACGCGAGCGCGGCCCTGGCCGACAAGACGGTCGACGGTCTGGTCGCGAACGAGGAGAAGGCCCGCTTCTACGCCGAGGCCTCCCCCTCGATCGTGACCCCGCTGAACAAGCTCATCGGCTACGAGAGCGCTGCCAAGATCGCCAAGCACGCCGTGGCCGAGCGGGTTCCGGTGCGCGATGCCGTGATCGCCCTGGGCTTCGTCGAGCGCGGAGAGCTGACCGAGGCGCAGCTCGACGAGGCGCTGGACGTGCTGTCGATGACCTCGCCGAAGGCCTGA
- a CDS encoding ABC transporter permease — translation MTAATATAALTRAEMRQIYRSPASILFSVGLPLLAIVILALIPAARVERAAFGGLSVIEAFTAPIVMFSVTMTGVMVMPQTLGTHRESGFLRRLRTTPIAPSHLLVATIAVHAVLAVVVASVIVLVTIAAGGRAPLHPLLLAAVILLMSAVFLAVGAVLCALIPTVKVLAGVGNLVALLMLFCAGLWIPRAVMPDWARTLTDLTPGGASAELLNTALAGGHGGWADVLVCLVWTGVSVVVAMRVFRWD, via the coding sequence ATGACCGCCGCCACGGCCACTGCCGCCCTCACCCGCGCCGAGATGCGCCAGATCTACCGCTCGCCGGCCTCAATCCTGTTCAGTGTCGGGTTGCCACTGCTGGCGATCGTGATCCTGGCGCTGATTCCGGCGGCCCGCGTCGAGCGGGCTGCGTTCGGGGGGCTCAGCGTGATCGAGGCGTTCACGGCCCCGATCGTGATGTTCTCGGTGACGATGACCGGCGTGATGGTGATGCCGCAGACCCTCGGCACGCACCGCGAGTCCGGTTTCCTGCGGCGGCTGCGCACCACGCCGATCGCGCCCTCCCATCTGCTCGTGGCGACGATCGCCGTGCACGCGGTTCTGGCTGTGGTGGTGGCCTCCGTGATCGTGCTGGTCACCATCGCCGCGGGGGGACGGGCGCCCCTTCACCCGCTGCTGTTGGCGGCCGTGATCCTGCTGATGAGCGCCGTGTTCCTGGCCGTCGGCGCCGTGCTGTGCGCGCTGATCCCCACCGTGAAGGTGCTTGCAGGGGTGGGAAACCTGGTCGCGCTCCTCATGCTGTTCTGCGCCGGGCTGTGGATCCCCCGCGCGGTCATGCCCGACTGGGCGCGCACGCTCACGGATCTCACTCCCGGCGGTGCCTCCGCCGAGTTGCTGAACACTGCGCTCGCGGGCGGGCACGGCGGCTGGGCGGACGTGCTGGTGTGCCTGGTGTGGACGGGAGTCAGCGTGGTCGTGGCGATGCGGGTGTTCCGCTGGGACTGA
- a CDS encoding PhoH family protein translates to MHETTTARETMTADPALTGTGDGVGPEVIGAANLDGSPVVPSLVPGAAQQVLSGIETGLITYVLDTSVLLSDPLSLHRFAEHDVVLPIVVVTELEAKRHHPDLGYFARQALRILDDLREMHGNLSVPLPIGKEGGHVQVELNHMSVDSLPDGFRLGDNDTRILAVAKNLQLDGKNVVLVSKDLPMRIKASASGIHAEEYRAELARDRGYTGMVTAAVDEQSMSDLYDGRRIEIPEVAHQPVHTGLTITSPRGSALGRVTRDKQVRLVQGDQTVFGVGGRSAEQRVAIDLLQDESVGIVSLGGRAGTGKSALALCSGLEAVLERRTQRRIMVFRPLFAVGGQELGYLPGDQGEKMGPWGQAVFDTLGSMVSQNVIDEVLSRGMLEVLPLTHIRGRSLHDAFVIVDEAQSLERNVLLTMLSRIGQNSRVVLTHDIAQRDNLRIGRYDGIASVVEALKEKDLFAHVTLQRSERSKVAELVTDVLDEPVP, encoded by the coding sequence ATGCACGAGACCACCACTGCCCGCGAGACGATGACCGCCGATCCGGCTCTCACCGGCACCGGGGACGGCGTCGGCCCGGAGGTGATCGGCGCGGCGAACCTAGACGGATCGCCCGTGGTGCCCTCGCTGGTGCCGGGGGCCGCCCAGCAGGTGCTGTCGGGCATCGAGACCGGGCTGATCACCTATGTGCTGGACACGTCCGTGCTGCTGTCGGACCCGCTCTCCCTGCACCGCTTCGCCGAGCACGACGTCGTGCTGCCGATCGTCGTGGTCACCGAGCTCGAGGCCAAGCGTCACCATCCCGACCTCGGCTACTTCGCCCGCCAGGCCCTGCGGATCCTCGATGACCTGCGCGAGATGCACGGGAACCTCTCGGTGCCCCTGCCGATCGGCAAGGAGGGCGGTCACGTGCAAGTCGAGCTGAACCATATGAGCGTCGACTCGCTGCCGGACGGGTTCCGTCTCGGCGACAACGACACGCGCATCCTCGCCGTCGCGAAGAACCTGCAGCTCGACGGCAAGAACGTCGTGCTGGTCTCCAAGGACCTGCCGATGCGGATCAAGGCCTCGGCCTCCGGCATCCATGCCGAGGAGTACCGGGCCGAGCTCGCTCGCGACCGCGGATACACCGGCATGGTCACCGCCGCCGTCGACGAGCAGAGCATGAGCGACCTCTACGACGGCCGGAGGATCGAGATCCCCGAGGTGGCTCACCAGCCCGTGCACACCGGGCTGACCATCACCAGCCCGCGCGGCTCCGCCCTGGGACGGGTGACCCGGGACAAGCAGGTGCGCCTGGTCCAGGGCGACCAGACCGTGTTCGGGGTCGGGGGGCGATCCGCGGAGCAGCGGGTCGCGATCGACCTGCTGCAGGACGAGTCCGTCGGCATCGTCTCCCTGGGCGGCCGCGCCGGCACCGGCAAGAGCGCCCTGGCACTGTGCTCGGGACTCGAGGCGGTCCTCGAGCGCCGCACCCAGCGACGGATCATGGTGTTCCGCCCCCTGTTCGCCGTCGGTGGCCAGGAGCTCGGCTACCTGCCCGGGGACCAGGGCGAGAAGATGGGCCCCTGGGGGCAGGCCGTGTTCGACACGCTCGGTTCGATGGTCTCCCAGAACGTCATCGACGAGGTGCTCTCCCGCGGCATGCTCGAGGTGCTGCCGCTGACGCACATCCGCGGCCGTTCCCTGCACGACGCCTTCGTGATCGTCGACGAGGCCCAGTCCCTGGAGCGCAATGTGCTGCTGACGATGCTCTCCCGCATCGGGCAGAACTCCCGGGTGGTGCTCACCCACGACATCGCCCAGCGCGACAACCTGCGCATCGGCCGCTACGACGGGATCGCCTCCGTGGTCGAGGCGCTCAAGGAGAAGGACCTGTTCGCGCACGTGACCCTGCAGCGTTCCGAGCGGTCCAAGGTGGCGGAGCTGGTCACCGACGTACTGGACGAGCCGGTGCCCTGA
- a CDS encoding carbohydrate kinase: MTATFLIAGESLTDIVVDADGARREHPGGSPLNVAVALSRLGHDAHLLTRVGRDEHGEAIRAHLEGSGVELTPGSTVDAPTSTAQATLDATGAAAYTFDLVWDPDPSGLPSPVDAVHTSSIAAVTDPGAATVLDVLRRTRDHATISYDPNARPTLMGEAGFVRGRVEANIALSDVVKASDEDVAWLYGTDDVEDVVASWLELGPALTVMTRGGDGAVGFAGSGRVQVSPVVVEAVDTVGAGDTFSAGILDALAAKGLLGADRRGPLAAIPSDDVATVLRRASSLAAITVSRAGANPPWSHELT; the protein is encoded by the coding sequence GTGACCGCGACATTCCTCATCGCCGGAGAATCTCTCACCGACATCGTCGTCGACGCGGACGGCGCACGGCGCGAGCATCCCGGCGGCTCCCCCCTGAACGTGGCCGTGGCCCTCAGCCGCCTCGGCCACGATGCCCACCTGCTCACCCGCGTCGGCCGCGACGAGCACGGCGAGGCGATCCGTGCCCACCTGGAAGGCTCCGGCGTGGAGCTCACGCCGGGCAGCACGGTCGATGCGCCCACCTCGACCGCCCAGGCCACGCTGGATGCGACCGGTGCCGCCGCCTACACCTTCGACCTGGTGTGGGACCCGGACCCCTCGGGACTGCCCTCGCCGGTCGATGCCGTGCACACCTCCTCGATCGCGGCCGTGACGGACCCGGGAGCGGCGACCGTCCTGGACGTGCTGCGCCGCACCCGCGACCACGCGACGATCAGCTACGACCCCAACGCCCGGCCGACCCTGATGGGCGAGGCGGGGTTCGTGCGGGGCCGGGTCGAGGCGAACATCGCCCTCAGCGACGTCGTCAAAGCATCCGACGAGGACGTGGCCTGGCTGTACGGCACCGACGACGTCGAGGACGTCGTCGCGTCCTGGCTCGAGCTGGGCCCGGCCCTGACGGTGATGACCCGTGGCGGGGACGGTGCCGTCGGATTCGCGGGCTCCGGCCGCGTGCAGGTCTCCCCCGTCGTCGTCGAGGCCGTCGACACGGTCGGCGCCGGTGACACCTTCTCCGCCGGGATCCTCGACGCCCTCGCCGCCAAGGGCCTGCTGGGGGCGGATCGGCGCGGACCGCTGGCAGCGATCCCGTCGGACGACGTCGCCACCGTGCTGCGCCGCGCCTCCTCGCTCGCCGCCATCACCGTCTCGCGCGCCGGCGCGAATCCCCCGTGGAGCCACGAGCTCACCTGA